Proteins found in one Brachypodium distachyon strain Bd21 chromosome 5, Brachypodium_distachyon_v3.0, whole genome shotgun sequence genomic segment:
- the LOC100845757 gene encoding F-box/kelch-repeat protein At5g60570 isoform X1, which yields MVCGENREGWSLNLQTFVSSVFCDKSEKTMEDLQDCNSKSLVAVPGSLVLHLFRQFGQQDNSWHKYTLAYFLLVRNEYFSREPRKHSTVSGQHVDCCDSSKLDLASKALPLKEQNAVVKTQSGGDSSSNGSNDGFLPGLHDDMAQDCLAWTSRSDYPSLSCLNKKFNMLINGGYLYKLRRKYGIVEHWVYLACSLMPWEAFDPSRNRWMRLPRMPCDDCFSCADKESLAVGTQLLVFGREYTGLAIWMYNLLTRHWSRCTPMNLPRCLFASGSSGEIAIVAGGCDSTGQVLISAELYNSEAGHWETLPDMNLPRRLSSGFFMDGMFYVIGGVSSERNSLTCGEEYNLQTRTWRRIPDMYPGGTSASQSPPLIAVVNNQLYAADQSTNVVKKYDKENNIWNIVKPLPVRADSSNGWGLAFRACGDRLLVIGGHRVPRGEVILLHSWCPEGGNGGADWEVLSMKERAGVFVYNCAIMGC from the exons ATGGTTTGCGGTGAGAATAGAGAG GGGTGGTCTCTGAACCTTCAAACTTTTGTGTCCTCGGTTTTTTGTGACAAGTCAGAGAAAACAATGGAAGATTTACAAGATTGCAACTCCAAAAGCCTTGTTGCTGTTCCTGGTTCTCTGGTTCTGCACCTCTTTAGGCAGTTTGGTCAGCAGGATAATTCCTGGCATAAGTACACCTTAGCTTACTTTCTTTTGGTCAGGAATGAGTACTTCTCAAGGGAGCCAAGGAAACACTCAACTGTGAGTGGGCAACATGTTGACTGCTGTGATAGTTCAAAATTAGATCTGGCCAGTAAAGCACTGCCACTGAAGGAGCAGAATGCTGTTGTGAAGACTCAATCTGGAGGTGATTCCAGTTCCAATGGATCAAATGATGGTTTCCTTCCAGGCCTTCATGATGACATGGCTCAGGACTGCCTTGCTTGGACAAGCAGATCAGACTACCCCTCACTCTCTTGTCTGAACAAGAAATTCAATATGTTGATTAACGGTGGATATCTGTACAAACTGCGGAGGAAGTATGGCATTGTTGAGCATTGGGTATATCTTGCTTGCAGCTTGATGCCATGGGAAGCATTTGATCCTTCGAGAAATCGTTGGATGAGGCTCCCAAGAATGCCATGCGATGACTGCTTCTCCTGTGCAGACAAGGAATCACTTGCAGTTGGGACACAGCTGCTTGTCTTTGGCCGAGAATATACTGGCCTTGCTATTTGGATGTACAATTTACTGACACGTCATTGGTCTAGGTGCACTCCAATGAATCTTCCTCGCTGTCTCTTTGCCTCTGGAAGCTCTGGGGAGATTGCCATTGTTGCTGGTGGGTGTGATAGTACCGGTCAGGTGCTGATATCTGCTGAGCTGTACAATTCAGAGGCTGGGCATTGGGAGACTTTACCAGACATGAACTTACCTAGAAGACTCTCATCAGGTTTCTTCATGGATGGCATGTTTTATGTCATTGGGGGGGTGTCAAGTGAGAGGAATTCTCTGACTTGTGGAGAGGAATACAATCTTCAGACAAGGACATGGAGAAGGATACCTGATATGTACCCTGGAGGAACCAGTGCCTCGCAATCACCTCCTCTTATTGCTGTTGTGAATAACCAGCTCTATGCGGCTGACCAGTCCACAAACGTGGTTAAGAAGTACGACAAGGAAAATAACATTTGGAACATAGTGAAGCCATTGCCTGTCAGAGCTGACTCTTCCAATGGCTGGGGCCTAGCTTTCAGGGCATGTGGTGATAGATTGCTGGTCATTGGTGGTCATAGAGTACCCCGTGGCGAGGTAATACTGCTGCATTCTTGGTGCCCCGAAGGCGGGAACGGCGGTGCTGACTGGGAGGTGCTCTCAATGAAGGAGCGCGCCGGCGTGTTCGTTTACAACTGTGCAATAATGGGGTGCTGA
- the LOC100845757 gene encoding F-box/kelch-repeat protein At5g60570 isoform X2, which yields MEDLQDCNSKSLVAVPGSLVLHLFRQFGQQDNSWHKYTLAYFLLVRNEYFSREPRKHSTVSGQHVDCCDSSKLDLASKALPLKEQNAVVKTQSGGDSSSNGSNDGFLPGLHDDMAQDCLAWTSRSDYPSLSCLNKKFNMLINGGYLYKLRRKYGIVEHWVYLACSLMPWEAFDPSRNRWMRLPRMPCDDCFSCADKESLAVGTQLLVFGREYTGLAIWMYNLLTRHWSRCTPMNLPRCLFASGSSGEIAIVAGGCDSTGQVLISAELYNSEAGHWETLPDMNLPRRLSSGFFMDGMFYVIGGVSSERNSLTCGEEYNLQTRTWRRIPDMYPGGTSASQSPPLIAVVNNQLYAADQSTNVVKKYDKENNIWNIVKPLPVRADSSNGWGLAFRACGDRLLVIGGHRVPRGEVILLHSWCPEGGNGGADWEVLSMKERAGVFVYNCAIMGC from the coding sequence ATGGAAGATTTACAAGATTGCAACTCCAAAAGCCTTGTTGCTGTTCCTGGTTCTCTGGTTCTGCACCTCTTTAGGCAGTTTGGTCAGCAGGATAATTCCTGGCATAAGTACACCTTAGCTTACTTTCTTTTGGTCAGGAATGAGTACTTCTCAAGGGAGCCAAGGAAACACTCAACTGTGAGTGGGCAACATGTTGACTGCTGTGATAGTTCAAAATTAGATCTGGCCAGTAAAGCACTGCCACTGAAGGAGCAGAATGCTGTTGTGAAGACTCAATCTGGAGGTGATTCCAGTTCCAATGGATCAAATGATGGTTTCCTTCCAGGCCTTCATGATGACATGGCTCAGGACTGCCTTGCTTGGACAAGCAGATCAGACTACCCCTCACTCTCTTGTCTGAACAAGAAATTCAATATGTTGATTAACGGTGGATATCTGTACAAACTGCGGAGGAAGTATGGCATTGTTGAGCATTGGGTATATCTTGCTTGCAGCTTGATGCCATGGGAAGCATTTGATCCTTCGAGAAATCGTTGGATGAGGCTCCCAAGAATGCCATGCGATGACTGCTTCTCCTGTGCAGACAAGGAATCACTTGCAGTTGGGACACAGCTGCTTGTCTTTGGCCGAGAATATACTGGCCTTGCTATTTGGATGTACAATTTACTGACACGTCATTGGTCTAGGTGCACTCCAATGAATCTTCCTCGCTGTCTCTTTGCCTCTGGAAGCTCTGGGGAGATTGCCATTGTTGCTGGTGGGTGTGATAGTACCGGTCAGGTGCTGATATCTGCTGAGCTGTACAATTCAGAGGCTGGGCATTGGGAGACTTTACCAGACATGAACTTACCTAGAAGACTCTCATCAGGTTTCTTCATGGATGGCATGTTTTATGTCATTGGGGGGGTGTCAAGTGAGAGGAATTCTCTGACTTGTGGAGAGGAATACAATCTTCAGACAAGGACATGGAGAAGGATACCTGATATGTACCCTGGAGGAACCAGTGCCTCGCAATCACCTCCTCTTATTGCTGTTGTGAATAACCAGCTCTATGCGGCTGACCAGTCCACAAACGTGGTTAAGAAGTACGACAAGGAAAATAACATTTGGAACATAGTGAAGCCATTGCCTGTCAGAGCTGACTCTTCCAATGGCTGGGGCCTAGCTTTCAGGGCATGTGGTGATAGATTGCTGGTCATTGGTGGTCATAGAGTACCCCGTGGCGAGGTAATACTGCTGCATTCTTGGTGCCCCGAAGGCGGGAACGGCGGTGCTGACTGGGAGGTGCTCTCAATGAAGGAGCGCGCCGGCGTGTTCGTTTACAACTGTGCAATAATGGGGTGCTGA
- the LOC100844840 gene encoding cold-responsive protein kinase 1 isoform X1: MRETQRNSFKFVAKMSCCFLFGKRAQHVVEGDDDVHSVKVFSYNELRKATQDFSGANKIGEGGFGSVFRGMLKDGTLVAVKVLSATSRQGVREFLTELTAISDIKHENLVTLVGCCAEGSHRILVYNYLEKNSLSQTLLGSSYSNIQFNWRARVKIAVGVARGLAFLHEEIRPPIIHRDIKASNILLDKDLTPKISDFGLARLLPPNATHVSTRVAGTLGYLAPEYAIRGQVTKKSDIYSFGVLLLEIVSGRCNTNTRLPHEDQFLLEKTWALYEQGHLDEIVDVDIGDDLDVEEACLFLKVGLLCTQDAMARRPHMTTVVRMLTGSKNISMEKITRPALITDFAELKVSSKPQGASETRSYPSRSFTTTEVTEPFSSSETTTQTSM; encoded by the exons ATGAGAGAAACACAAAG AAATTCCTTCAAGTTTGTTGCTAAGATGTCTTGTTGCTTTCTGTTTGGAAAGAGAGCTCAACATGTTGTTGAAGGCGATGATG ATGTACATAGCGTGAAGGTATTTTCTTACAACGAGTTGAGAAAGGCGACTCAAGATTTCAGTGGGGCAAATAAGATTGGAGAGGGTGGTTTTGGTTCCGTGTTCAGG GGTATGCTTAAAGATGGCACATTAGTTGCAGTGAAGGTGTTGTCAGCTACTTCAAGGCAAGGTGTCCGAGAGTTCTTAACTGAACTCACAGCAATTTCTGACATCAAGCATGAAAACCTAGTCACTCTTGTCGGTTGCTGTGCTGAAGGGTCCCATAGGATCCTTGTTTACAATTATCTTGAGAAAAACAGCCTTTCACAGACATTGCTAG GCTCCAGCTATAGCAACATTCAGTTCAACTGGAGGGCTCGTGTCAAAATTGCCGTGGGTGTTGCCCGTGGACTTGCATTTCTTCACGAGGAAATACGTCCTCCCATTATCCACCGGGACATTAAAGCGAGCAACATTCTGCTTGACAAGGACCTTACCCCCAAAATTTCTGATTTCGGATTAGCGAGGCTCCTCCCTCCAAATGCAACTCACGTGAGCACCCGAGTTGCGGGCACATT AGGATACTTGGCTCCTGAATATGCTATCCGAGGTCAAGTGACAAAAAAGTCCGATATATATAGTTTTGGAGTTCTTCTGTTAGAAATCGTCAGTGGCAGATGCAACACCAACACAAGATTGCCTCATGAAGATCAATTTCTACTTGAGAAG ACATGGGCACTCTATGAGCAAGGACATCTAGATGAGATCGTAGATGTCGATATAGGCGATGACCTGGATGTCGAGGAGGCATGCCTATTCTTGAAAGTTGGCCTCCTATGCACACAAGACGCAATGGCACGCCGACCCCACATGACAACCGTTGTCAGAATGCTCACAGGGTCTAAGAACATCTCCATGGAGAAGATTACTAGGCCCGCCCTGATCACCGATTTTGCCGAACTCAAGGTCAGTAGCAAACCACAAGGAGCAAGCGAGACGCGCTCCTACCCATCGAGATCCTTCACCACCACAGAAGTGACGGAACCGTTCTCATCATCGGAGACAACCACACAGACATCAATGTGA
- the LOC100844840 gene encoding cold-responsive protein kinase 1 isoform X2, with protein sequence MSCCFLFGKRAQHVVEGDDDVHSVKVFSYNELRKATQDFSGANKIGEGGFGSVFRGMLKDGTLVAVKVLSATSRQGVREFLTELTAISDIKHENLVTLVGCCAEGSHRILVYNYLEKNSLSQTLLGSSYSNIQFNWRARVKIAVGVARGLAFLHEEIRPPIIHRDIKASNILLDKDLTPKISDFGLARLLPPNATHVSTRVAGTLGYLAPEYAIRGQVTKKSDIYSFGVLLLEIVSGRCNTNTRLPHEDQFLLEKTWALYEQGHLDEIVDVDIGDDLDVEEACLFLKVGLLCTQDAMARRPHMTTVVRMLTGSKNISMEKITRPALITDFAELKVSSKPQGASETRSYPSRSFTTTEVTEPFSSSETTTQTSM encoded by the exons ATGTCTTGTTGCTTTCTGTTTGGAAAGAGAGCTCAACATGTTGTTGAAGGCGATGATG ATGTACATAGCGTGAAGGTATTTTCTTACAACGAGTTGAGAAAGGCGACTCAAGATTTCAGTGGGGCAAATAAGATTGGAGAGGGTGGTTTTGGTTCCGTGTTCAGG GGTATGCTTAAAGATGGCACATTAGTTGCAGTGAAGGTGTTGTCAGCTACTTCAAGGCAAGGTGTCCGAGAGTTCTTAACTGAACTCACAGCAATTTCTGACATCAAGCATGAAAACCTAGTCACTCTTGTCGGTTGCTGTGCTGAAGGGTCCCATAGGATCCTTGTTTACAATTATCTTGAGAAAAACAGCCTTTCACAGACATTGCTAG GCTCCAGCTATAGCAACATTCAGTTCAACTGGAGGGCTCGTGTCAAAATTGCCGTGGGTGTTGCCCGTGGACTTGCATTTCTTCACGAGGAAATACGTCCTCCCATTATCCACCGGGACATTAAAGCGAGCAACATTCTGCTTGACAAGGACCTTACCCCCAAAATTTCTGATTTCGGATTAGCGAGGCTCCTCCCTCCAAATGCAACTCACGTGAGCACCCGAGTTGCGGGCACATT AGGATACTTGGCTCCTGAATATGCTATCCGAGGTCAAGTGACAAAAAAGTCCGATATATATAGTTTTGGAGTTCTTCTGTTAGAAATCGTCAGTGGCAGATGCAACACCAACACAAGATTGCCTCATGAAGATCAATTTCTACTTGAGAAG ACATGGGCACTCTATGAGCAAGGACATCTAGATGAGATCGTAGATGTCGATATAGGCGATGACCTGGATGTCGAGGAGGCATGCCTATTCTTGAAAGTTGGCCTCCTATGCACACAAGACGCAATGGCACGCCGACCCCACATGACAACCGTTGTCAGAATGCTCACAGGGTCTAAGAACATCTCCATGGAGAAGATTACTAGGCCCGCCCTGATCACCGATTTTGCCGAACTCAAGGTCAGTAGCAAACCACAAGGAGCAAGCGAGACGCGCTCCTACCCATCGAGATCCTTCACCACCACAGAAGTGACGGAACCGTTCTCATCATCGGAGACAACCACACAGACATCAATGTGA
- the LOC100838154 gene encoding bromodomain and WD repeat-containing DDB_G0285837 has protein sequence MDFRKHQPSGNPTSISTVPLDFPSQASEKINSVNQVMSAVVPYEAPVDIDMRELYFLIMHFLSHGPFKRTVGELCNELLEHQLLPRRYHAWYSRGGFHSGEENDDGVSLPLGYLNLVERYPHICKDHLVKLLKQLMVSSCRPDSLIGGVSPNAADVPTLLGSNSFSLLASDRSGQDKGTPSLPRYLRWPHIQADQVHGLSLREIGGFTKNHRAPSVRASCYAIAKPSTLVEKMQIIKRLRGHQNAVYCATFDRTGRYVITGSDDRLVKIWAMETAFCLASCRGHEGDITDLAVSSNNAVVASSSNDFIIRVWRIPDGMPVAVLKGHTGVVTAIAFSPRAGAAFQLLSSSDDGTCRIWDARHSQQSPRIYTPKPPDVTPGKSGDATSSAVQVQPTNHQILCCAFNANGTVFVTGSSDTFARVWNACKSCSEDHDQPNHEMDVLSGHENDVNYVQFSGCVVSRSFSSESSHSTKEENNLKLRNSWFTHNIVTCSRDGSAIIWVPRSRRSHGKIGRWTRAYHLKVPPPPMAPQPLRGGPRQRYQPTPRGVNMIVWSLDNRFVLAAIMDCRICVWNASDGSLVHSLIGHKESTFVLDVHPFNPRIAMSAGYDGKTIIWDIWEGKPVQIYETGQFKLVDGKFSPDGTSLILTDEIGQIFIIGTGQGESQKDAKYDQFFLGDYRPLIQDTNGNVIDQETQLIPYRRNIQDLLCDSGMIPYPEPFQSMYQKRRLGTLGIEWRPPSVNFAIGPTYNATTGEYQIIPIIDPDRWEPLPEITDFIELEPENEVISDDTDSEYNGMDDNSSEGEQEVLSGDSSGASYSSAEIDGDNLSNTANLRRSRRKKKKSDVDLVTASGRRVKKRNLDEHDVATVSRSHRVRKSKTGRSSKRKRSPKSRGLRPQRRAAKNALTFLSKIGASTDDDEDGSESSLSDSELNTESTEAEQSARYDQLRIGRESNQYDSEDVTQPSHFSETRGNSGNGGKLVLRIPRRDLKIQFPSDSGQAEPSNRDNSVVSVAAPKHRAAELELAFEPESSSACKTAPPTYGGQTVTSGPHDVSFVHSNNTIKWGEVKVRSSKRCKFGGSSAGDMWPSSNNAVSQDVYESGCQKTPDEYGKDVQQMIGQNVQKSQHAVYLDSIHENNNTDVYSEGNLPVEQRMTNINNNNLEEVNNNESNQQFHSSSQSTFKLKFRSRGFPDGTSSSDKPKTTAVGSDMNSEHDKVSIQQDDDSPTNQHRSSGFPIVPRSFQECTDKSTGFHDSKKLHFESAKTFGAVYKRSKHKKKMDSDSYGNGDSTSVSNDDGGYQPPDYSPVTPGTSSLRRSARRSCAYTDDSRARDAISHVKNSSHEASTSGRRIVTDVGDVIRGSTPKTAGLRSSRNKRESCKFPDTHLLEKKNHVSLNCWLMLLEHEDIYRYIPQLGDEVMYLRQGHEEYLNSMRLSESGPWNRITGLKAVEFCKVQELRYTTYRGSGESCCKLTLEFIDDTSSGFGKEFIITLQEPINYPDFLVERTRFEAAIARKWAVRDKCKVWWGDGVEGGSWWEGRVYLTRPKSSDFPESPWEKYVIQYKNDGSDHPHSPWELHDSNDTLVPWKHPHIDYSIRNKLLSRVTELQKTSQRNQDRYGVLKLDTVAGKSDFINRFPVQFSIEVIRARLFNDYYRTLEAVKHDATVMLANAESYFSKSAEMTKKIRKLSEWIEDNILSL, from the exons ATGGATTTTAGAAAGCACCAACCTTCTGGCAATCCAACCTCTATTAGTACGGTGCCCCTGGATTTTCCAAGCCAGGCATCCGAGAAGATTAATTCTGTGAATCAAGTGATGTCAGCAGTTGTTCCATATGAAGCTCCTGTTGATATTGATATGAGGGAACTTTACTTTCTCATTATGCATTTTTTATCACATGGTCCATTCAAGCGGACAGTTGGAGAACTGTGCAATGAACTCCTGGAACATCAGCTGCTACCTAGAAGATATCATGCTTGGTATTCGCGTGGTGGTTTTCATAGTGGTGAAGAAAATGATGATGGTGTATCACTTCCTTTGGGTTACCTAAATTTAGTTGAGAG ATATCCCCACATTTGTAAAGACCACTTGGTAAAGCTTTTGAAGCAACTGATGGTTAGTTCCTGCCGCCCAGACAGCTTGATTGGAGGCGTGTCTCCAAATGCTGCTGATGTTCCAACCCTTCTTGGCTCCAATTCCTTTTCCCTTCTTGCAT CTGATAGGAGCGGTCAAGATAAGGGAACTCCTAGTCTGCCAAGGTATCTCCGTTGGCCTCACATACaggctgatcaagttcatggttTAAGCTTGAGAGAGATCGGTGGTTTCACTAAGAATCATCGAGCTCCGTCTGTACGTGCATCTTGCTATGCCATTGCGAAGCCATCTACCCTTGTTGAAAAGATGCAGATTATAAAGAGATTGAGGGGACATCAAAATGCTGTGTATTGTG CTACTTTTGATCGCACGGGGCGTTATGTTATTACTGGTTCTGATGATCGCCTTGTTAAGATTTGGGCGATGGAAACTGCATTTTGTCTGGCTAGCTGCCGAGGCCATGAA GGTGATATTACTGACCTTGCGGTGAGTTCCAATAATGCGGTGGTAGCATCTTCTTCCAATGATTTCATTATCAGAGTG TGGCGTATACCTGATGGCATGCCGGTTGCAGTGTTGAAGGGGCATACAGGGGTTGTAACTGCTATTGCATTTAGTCCAAGGGCAGGTGCTGCTTTCCAGCTATTGTC ATCATCGGATGATGGGACATGCAGGATTTGGGACGCTAGGCATTCTCAACAATCTCCACGAATATATACACCAAAACCTCCAGATGTCACCCCTG GGAAGAGTGGTGATGCAACTTCCAGTGCTGTTCAAGTTCAACCAACAAACCACCAAATCTTATGTTGTGCATTCAATGCTAATGGAACTGTTTTTGTTACCGGCAGCTCAGACACTTTTGCGAGG GTGTGGAATGCTTGCAAGAGTTGTTCTGAGGATCATGACCAACCGAATCATGAGATGGATGTATTATCGGGTCATGAAAACGATGTAAACTATGTGCAGTTTAGTGGATGTGTTGTATCCAGATCCTTCTCGTCCGAAAGCAGTCACAGCACTAAGGAAGAAAATAATCTCAAGCTAAGAAATTCATG GTTCACGCATAATATTGTTACCTGCTCACGTGATGGCAGCGCAATTATATGGGTACCACGATCTCGGAGATCACAT GGAAAGATTGGACGCTGGACACGTGCCTACCATCTTAAGGTTCCTCCACCTCCAATGGCTCCTCAACCACTTCGCGGTGGTCCACGTCAAAGATACCAGCCAACTCCTCGCGGTGTCAATATGATTGTTTGGAGTTTGGACAACCGTTTTGTGCTTGCTGCTATCATGG ATTGCAGAATTTGTGTCTGGAATGCTTCTGATGGGAGCTTGGTACATTCACTGATTGGCCATAAGGAATCA ACATTTGTTCTTGATGTGCACCCATTTAACCCCCGTATAGCAATGAGTGCTGGTTATGACGGAAAGACAATCATCTGGGAT ATATGGGAGGGAAAACCTGTACAGATCTATGAAACTGGCCAGTTTAAGCTAGTTGATGGCAAGTTCTCTCC GGATGGAACGTCACTTATCCTCACCGATGAAATTGGACAAATATTCATTATTGGTACAGGGCAGGGTGAGTCCCAGAAGGACGCGAAATATGATCAG TTCTTTCTTGGAGACTATCGACCCCTTATTCAAGATACAAATGGAAATGTTATTGATCAG GAAACGCAGCTCATACCTTATAGGAGAAATATTCAAGACCTTTTGTGTGACTCGG GTATGATTCCATACCCAGAGCCTTTTCAGAGCATGTACCAGAAGCGCCGGTTAGGTACCCTGGGTATTGAGTGGCGACCTCCCTCTGTAAATTTTGCTATTGGCCCCACTTACAATGCAACCACTGGTGAATACCAAATCATCCCAATTATTGATCCAGATAGGTGGGAACCACTTCCAGAGATAACGGACTTCATTGAGCTTGAACCAGAAAATGAAGTTATCTCTGATGATACTGATTCTGAGTATAACGGCATGGATGACAATTCTAGTGAAGGAGAACAGGAGGTTCTGAGTGGTGATTCCTCTGGTGCTTCATACTCAAGTGCAGAGATTGATGGGGATAACCTTAGCAATACTGCTAATCTCCGCAGAtctagaagaaagaagaaaaaatctgaT GTTGATCTTGTTACTGCATCTGGTCGGCGAGTTAAGAAAAGAAACTTGGATGAGCATGATGTGGCTACTGTGTCAAGGTCACATAGAGTTAGGAAGTCTAAGACTGGTCGCTCTAGCAAAAGGAAAAGGTCGCCTAAATCTAGGGGATTGCGACCTCAAAGACGTGCTGCTAAGAATGCACTCACTTTTTTGTCCAAGATAGGTGCTTCAACAGACGATGATGAAGATGGCTCGGAGAGCAGTCTCTCAGACAGTGAATTGAACACAGAAAGTACTGAAGCTGAGCAGTCTGCACGATATGACCAGCTAAGAATTGGTAGAGAGAGTAACCAATATGATTCAGAAGATGTTACACAACCTTCCCATTTCAGTGAAACTCGGGGGAATTCTGGCAATGGTGGAAAACTGGTCCTGAGGATACCACGCCGTGATTTAAAAATCCAATTTCCTTCAGATAGCGGACAAGCAGAACCCTCCAATCGTGACAACTCAGTGGTGTCAGTTGCGGCTCCCAAACACAGAGCGGCTGAGTTGGAACTAGCTTTTGAGCCTGAAAGTTCCTCTGCTTGCAAGACTGCACCACCAACGTATGGAGGTCAAACTGTGACTTCTGGTCCACATGatgtttcttttgttcatAGTAACAACACAATCAAGTGGGGTGAGGTTAAGGTGCGATCTTCAAAGCGTTGCAAGTTTGGTGGCTCTTCTGCTGGAGACATGTGGCCCTCTTCAAATAATGCAGTTTCACAAGATGTTTATGAGTCTGGTTGTCAAAAGACACCTGATGAATATGGTAAGGACGTCCAACAAATGATTGGGCAGAATGTACAAAAGAGTCAACATGCAGTTTATCTGGATAGCATCCATGAAAACAATAATACTGATGTTTATAGCGAAGGTAATTTACCTGTGGAACAAAGGATGACTAACATCAATAACAATAATTTAGAGGAAGTTAATAACAATGAATCCAACCAACAGTTCCACAGTTCTTCTCAGTCCACCTTTAAACTGAAGTTCAGGTCAAGAGGCTTTCCAGACGGAACAAGTTCATCAGACAAACCAAAGACTACTGCAGTAGGGAGTGACATGAACTCTGAGCATGATAAAGTCTCCATCCAGCAAGATGATGATTCTCCCACCAATCAACATAGAAGCAGTGGCTTCCCTATTGTGCCTAGAAGTTTCCAGGAATGCACAGATAAAAGCACTGGTTTCCATGACTCAAAAAAGTTGCACTTTGAGTCTGCAAAAACGTTTGGTGCTGTATACAAAAGATCAaagcacaagaaaaaaatggattCAGATTCCTATGGAAATGGAGACAGTACTTCCGTTTCCAATGATGATGGTGGGTATCAACCTCCAGACTACAGTCCAGTTACACCTGGTACTAGTAGTCTGAGAAGAAGCGCAAGGAGGTCATGTGCATACACCGACGATAGTAGAGCAAGGGATGCTATCTCTCATGTGAAAAATTCTTCCCATGAAGCATCAACTAGTGGGAGACGCATTGTTACAGATGTAGGTGATGTAATCCGGGGATCAACACCAAAGACTGCTGGTTTAAGGTCTTCTAGGAACAAAAGAGAGAGTTGCAAGTTTCCTGATACGCATTTATTGGAGAAAAAGAACCATGTATCCTTGAATTGTTGGTTGATGTTGCTAGAGCATGAAGATATTTACCGTTATATTCCTCAACTTGGCGATGAGGTTATGTACTTGCGCCAG GGCCATGAAGAATATCTTAATTCAATGCGACTATCGGAGAGTGGGCCTTGGAATAGGATCACAGGCCTTAAAGCTGTagagttttgcaaagttcaggAACTTCGTTACACAACTTATAGAGGCTCCGGTGAAAGCTGCTGTAAATTAACACTTGAATTCATTGATGACACTTCAAGCGGATTTGGCAAAGAGTTTATAATCACATTGCAAGAGCCGATTAACTACCCTGATTTTCTTGTGGAAAGAACACGGTTCGAAGCTGCTATTGCCAGGAAGTGGGCTGTGAGAGATAAGTGCAAAGTATGGTGGGGGGATGGAGTGGAAGGAGGAAGTTGGTGGGAGGGACGGGTATATCTAACAAGACCTAAGTCGTCTGATTTTCCTGAGAGTCCATGGGAGAAATATGTCATACAATACAAGAATGATGGTTCTGATCATCCTCATAGCCCCTGGGAGCTCCATGACTCTAATGACACATTAGTTCCATGGAAACATCCACATATTGATTACAGTATCAGGAATAAATTGTTATCAAGAGTGACCGAATTACAGAAAACCTCTCAGAGAAATCAG GATCGCTATGGTGTTCTGAAGTTGGATACTGTTGCAGGAAAGTCAGATTTCATAAACAG GTTTCCCGTCCAATTTTCCATTGAGGTGATCAGGGCAAGACTGTTTAATGATTACTACAGAACTCTTGAAGCTGTCAAACATGATGCTACTGTGATGCTTGCCAATGCGGAGTCTTATTTTTCAAAGAGCGCCGAAATGACCAAAAAGATACGCAAGCTATCTGAGTGGATCGAAGATAACATTCTATCACTGTAG
- the LOC100846775 gene encoding uncharacterized protein LOC100846775, which translates to MMAAVTTAAPASSSSSGWDFTCNFEVDYGSEEHATIVYKTLAVDKELQPDKVRREMTVSGGKLVVRFEAVEARFLRATFSAFVDLMVLVTKIVEEYSVSKEERS; encoded by the exons ATGATGGCTGCTGTGACTACCGCGGCCCcagcctcttcttcctcttccggcTGGGACTTCACCTG CAACTTTGAAGTTGATTATGGATCTGAAGAACATGCTACCATTGTTTACAAGACGTTAGCTGTTGACAAGGAG TTGCAGCCAGATAAGGTCAGGAGGGAGATGACTGTTTCTGGTGGCAAGCTTGTCGT GCGCTTTGAAGCAGTAGAGGCCCGATTCCTGCGAGCAACATTCAGCGCGTTTGTCGACCTTATGGTACTTGTGACAAAGATTGTCGAAGAATACAGTGTAAGCAAGGAGGAGCGTTCCTGA